The following DNA comes from Holophagaceae bacterium.
CGCTTCCGCCGCCGCTTCCATGGCCGAACTCGGCTACGAGGTGGATTGCTTCTGCTACCAGGATTCGCCGCGCCGCGCCCACTCCATCGCGGCCCAGGGCGGCATCAACGCGGCGAAGAACTACCACAACGATGGCGACAGCGTCTTCCGCCTGTTCTACGACACGGTGAAGGGCGGCGATTTCCGCGCCCGGGAAGCCAACGTGCACCGCCTGGCGGAAGTCAGCGTGAATATCATCGACCAGTGCGTGGCCCAGGGCGTGCCCTTCGCCCGCGAATACGGCGGCCTGCTGGACAACCGCTCCTTCGGCGGCGCGCAGGTCTCGCGCACCTTCTACGCCCGGGGGCAAACGGGACAGCAGTTGCTGCTGGGCGCCTACCAGGCCCTGGAGCGCCAGATCGGCCTGGGCAAGGTGAAGATGCACACCCGCCACGACATGCAGGAGCTGATCCTGGTCGATGGAGTCGCCAAGGGCATCGTCACCCGCGACATGGTCACCGGTGCAATCGAATCCCACCTAGCGCACGCGGTATGCCTGGCCACCGGCGGCTACGCGCCGGTCTTCTACCTGTCCACCAACGCCATGGGATGCAACACCACCGCCATCTGGCGCGCCTTCAAGAAGGGCGCCGCGTTCGCGAATCCCTGCTTCACCCAGATCCACCCCACCTGCATCCCCGTCACCGGCGACCACCAGTCGAAGTTGACGCTGATGTCGGAATCCCTGCGCAACGACGGCCGTGTATGGGTTCCCAAGAAGCCCGGCGACAAGCGTGCCCCCAATGACATTCCCGAAGACGAGCGCGACTACTACCTGGAACGCAAGTACCCCAGTTTCGGCAACCTCGCGCCCCGGGACATCGCCTCCCGCGCCGCCAAGGAGGCCTGCGACAACGGCCTGGGCGTCGGCGAGACCGGCCTCGGCGTCTACCTGGATTTCGCGGATTCCATCAAGCGGTTGGGCAGGCACGCCATCGAAGAGAAATACGGCAATCTCTTCGAGATGTACGAGCGCATCACCGACGAGAATCCCTACAAGACGCCCATGCGCATCTATCCCGCGGCCCACTACACCATGGGCGGCCTCTGGGTGGACTACAACCTCATGAGCACCATCCCAGGGCTCTTCGTCATGGGCGAAGCCAATTTCAGCGACCATGGCGCGAACCGCCTGGGCGCTTCCGCCCTGATGCAGGGCCTCGCGGATGGCTACTTCGTGGCGCCCTACACCGTGGGCAACTACCTGGCGGGCGTGAAACCCAGCGAACACCCGACGGCGGCCCACGCCGCCGTGCTCGCCGCCGAGGCTTCAGTCAAGGCGCGGGTTGAAAAACTGATGGCCATCAAAGGCACGAAGACGCCCACGCATTTCCACCGGGAGCTGGGCAAGATCATGTGGGAGCACTGCGGCATGGCCCGCAACGAAGCGGATCTCAAAAAGGGTCTGGAACTCATCCCCAAGTTGCGGGAGGAATTCTGGTCCGATCTGCTGATCCCCGGCGCCGGGAACGAACTGAACCAGTCGCTGGAACACGCGGCCCGCGTCGCGGATTTCTTCGAATTGGCAGAGCTCATGTGCCTGGACGCCCTGCAGCGGCGGGAGAGCTGCGGCGGCCATTTCCGGGAGGAATCCCAGACGCCGGACGGCGAAGCCCAGCGCGACGACGCGAATTTCTGCCACGTCGCGGCCTGGGAATACATGGGCGAGGGACAGGCCCCGGTCCGCCATATCGAGCCGCTCACCTTCGAGAACGTCCACCTCGCCACGCGCAGCTACAAGTAGGAGCGACCGATGTCCTCAGAAAAGAACCTGAACCTCACCCTCAATGTCTGGCGCCAGAAGAACGCCCAGACCGAGGGCGGATTCGAGACCTATGCCGCCCCGGGCATCAGCACGGACATGTCCTTCCTGGAGATGCTCGATGTGGTCAACGAGGAACTGATCACCAAGGGCAATGACCCCATCGCCTTCGACCACGACTGCCGCGAAGGCATCTGCGGCACCTGCTCCATGGTCATCGATGGCCGCCCCCACGGCCCCAAGGAGCGCACCACCGCCTGCCAGCTCCACATGCGCAGCTTCAAGGACGGCGACACCATCGCCATCGAGCCCTGGCGCGCCGCGGCCTTCCCGGTGCAGAAGGATCTCATCGTGGACCGCGGGGCCTTCGACCGCATCATCGCCGCCGGCGGCTTCATCAGCGCGCCCACGGGCTCCGCCCAGGACGCCAACGCCCTGCCTGTCTCCAAACAGAACGCAGATCTCGCCATGGATGCAGCGGCCTGCATCGGGTGCGGCGCCTGCGTGGCCGCCTGCCCGAATGCCTCGGCCATGCTCTTCGTCTCGGCCAAAGTGAGCCAGCTCGCGTTGCTGCCCCAGGGCCAGCCCGAACGCTACATCCGCGTGCGCGACATGATCGCGCAGATGGACGCCGAGGAATTCGGCACTTGCACCAACCATGGCGAATGTGAAGCCGCCTGCCCCAAGGGCATCAGCGTCGAGAACATCGCCCGCATGAACCGCGACTACCTGAAAGCCAGCCTCACCTACCGGCCCGAAGTGGCCAGCGGTGGCGCAGGGTGATCATGGTTCGCCCCATTCAGCTTCTGCAATACAGGAGCATCGACGATGGAAAAATCACCCCACGAACCATCCTCGCTGCCCTGGTATCGGGGTGAACTAAGAAGAAAGATGACCGAGCTCGAGCAGGAAATCTCCGCGCATCGGCACACGCTCGATTTGTTGCGCCAGACTGAAAATGCCTACGGGCGGTTCGTTCCCCACCAGTTGATCCGGTTGCTCCACGCGGAAAGCATCCTTGACCTCGAGTTGGGATCTCAGATCGAGAAGACCATGACGATCCTGTTTTCGGACATCCGCGATTTCACACGCCTG
Coding sequences within:
- a CDS encoding fumarate reductase/succinate dehydrogenase flavoprotein subunit, which produces MELKSNIPEGPLEKKWEKYRNDMKLVNPANKRKYKIIVVGSGLAGASAAASMAELGYEVDCFCYQDSPRRAHSIAAQGGINAAKNYHNDGDSVFRLFYDTVKGGDFRAREANVHRLAEVSVNIIDQCVAQGVPFAREYGGLLDNRSFGGAQVSRTFYARGQTGQQLLLGAYQALERQIGLGKVKMHTRHDMQELILVDGVAKGIVTRDMVTGAIESHLAHAVCLATGGYAPVFYLSTNAMGCNTTAIWRAFKKGAAFANPCFTQIHPTCIPVTGDHQSKLTLMSESLRNDGRVWVPKKPGDKRAPNDIPEDERDYYLERKYPSFGNLAPRDIASRAAKEACDNGLGVGETGLGVYLDFADSIKRLGRHAIEEKYGNLFEMYERITDENPYKTPMRIYPAAHYTMGGLWVDYNLMSTIPGLFVMGEANFSDHGANRLGASALMQGLADGYFVAPYTVGNYLAGVKPSEHPTAAHAAVLAAEASVKARVEKLMAIKGTKTPTHFHRELGKIMWEHCGMARNEADLKKGLELIPKLREEFWSDLLIPGAGNELNQSLEHAARVADFFELAELMCLDALQRRESCGGHFREESQTPDGEAQRDDANFCHVAAWEYMGEGQAPVRHIEPLTFENVHLATRSYK
- a CDS encoding succinate dehydrogenase/fumarate reductase iron-sulfur subunit, producing the protein MSSEKNLNLTLNVWRQKNAQTEGGFETYAAPGISTDMSFLEMLDVVNEELITKGNDPIAFDHDCREGICGTCSMVIDGRPHGPKERTTACQLHMRSFKDGDTIAIEPWRAAAFPVQKDLIVDRGAFDRIIAAGGFISAPTGSAQDANALPVSKQNADLAMDAAACIGCGACVAACPNASAMLFVSAKVSQLALLPQGQPERYIRVRDMIAQMDAEEFGTCTNHGECEAACPKGISVENIARMNRDYLKASLTYRPEVASGGAG